The segment CGTACCGCAGCCTGCGGAAAAAGCGGGCCCACCACGTGTGGTTGGGCAGGATCCCGAAGTGCAGCATGTCGGGATTGGCGAGGATGAAGTTGGCGTGATCGCGGATCCAGCGACGCTGGGACTGCTCGGTATCGCCGTCGTACGTTTCCGCCCGGACCGTAGGGAGCTTGAGTGCACGGATCGCTGCCAGCTGGTCGGCTGCAAGGGCTTTGGTGGGAGAGAGATACAGGGTGACGGCACCGTCGTCGTGGATCTTGCCCGGCTCGGACAGCACCCGCAACTCGGAACGATGGATCGCGTCGAGGGCGGGCAGCTGGTAGGCAAGCGACTTGCCGGAGGCGGTCCCCGTGGCAATGACGACGTTTTGGCCCGAGTGGGCGAGCTCGGCTGCTTCGATCTGGTGCCGGTACGGCTCGTGGATGCCCAAGGCTCCGTAGGCGGCAACGACATCGGGATGCGCCCAGCCCGGCCATGACTCGTGGATCGCCTGGCGCGCCGGAATAATGCGGACATGTCGCAACTGCTCCGGGTCCGGGCTCCTGCCCAGAAGGGAGATCATCGATTCAGTTGCGTTCACTTGAACATTCTGTCACCGCGCCGGAAACCGACCGGCGCCGAAGGTCGGTTACGCCACAGGACCGTCCGCTACGCCACAGACAGGTCAGTCTCGTCGACCCGTTTGGTGGACATCATGAGTACCTGGCACACGTGCTTCCAGCCAAGGTGTGAGTAGAGATGCTGTCCGTCCAAGGAAGCCAGGAGGAGACCGCTTTCAACATCGTATTGAAATGCCTGCGCGGCGAGGGCTTTCATGATGAAGCTGCCCAGTCCCCGGCGCTGGTAGTTGGGCTCGGTGACGATCTTGTCGAACACCGCCGTCTGCCTGACCACGAACACCTGACCGCTGGCCGCCACCTTTTCGCCGGCATGGACCACCGCGTAATGGACGCCCTTGTTTTCGGAAGTCGTGAGCTTGAGGTCGTCATCCGAAAGCCACGGATCTTCCGCATCCTGCGTCCCCATGTCCACGATCATCATGGTTTGGGAATCCGAAGTGATGTTCAGCCCGTTCTCGCGAGCCAACTGGGTGTAGCGTGCGACGTCGTTCGTGAGGATCGTCAGGATACGAGTGTCCGCCTGGGCGGTCTTGGCTGCCAGCTCGGCGAACTCAGCATCCGACGGGTCGTGCGCAAAGAATTCCCAGTCGCCGGTTTTGTCCGCACGCAGGGCTGCCGGGAACCGGCCTTCCTTGCGCGTTTCGTAACTCCGGGACCCAGACCAGCCAGCCACCCAGACTTCGAGCAGCTCAGCGATGTCTTCAACCAAGGCGTCGTGACTCATGTAGAGAGACTATGCCAGCGGTCTGGGAATCAACAGGGGCCGTCAGTAACAGCTCCATTAACACTTAGAGCAGCCCGATGGCAGCCCGACACATGGGTTTGGGGCCACCAAGTACCCTTAAATACGTGGCTTTAAACAGAATTGTGCTCTTCTATGGCTTTACTCCGATCGCGGACCCGGACGCCGTTCGGCTCTGGCAGCGCGCCCTGTGCGAGAAGCTCGGCCTGACCGGGCGCATCCTTATTTCGCGGGACGGCATCAACGCCACCGTTGGCGGGGAACTGAACAACGTCAAGCAGTATGTGAAGACCACCAAGGAATACAGGGGCTTCCACGGTATCGACTTCAAATGGTCCGAAGGCGGAGCCGACGACTTTCCGAGGCTCAGCGTCAAGGTTCGCGATGAGATCGTGTCCTTCGGTGCCCCCGGCGAACTGAAGGTGGATGAGAACGGCGTCGTCGGCGGCGGCACCCACCTTCAGCCTGAGGAGCTCCACGCACTCCTGAAGGAAAAGAAGGCGGGCGGGCAGGATGTGAAGTTCTTCGACGGACGCAACGCCTTCGAAGCCCAGATCGGCAAGTTCAAGGACGCAATTGTTCCCGACGTCGCCACGACCCAGGACTTCATCAAGGAACTCGACTCGGGAAAATACGACGACCTTAAGGACCAGCCTGTCGTCACCTACTGCACAGGAGGAATCCGTTGCGAAGTCCTTTCCAGCCTCATGGTGAACCGCGGTTTCAAGGAGGTCTACCAACTCGACGGCGGGATTGTCCGCTACGGCGAAACCTACAAGGACCAAGGCCTGTGGGAAGGCTCCTTGTACGTTTTCGACAAGCGCATGCACGTGGAATTCAGTGAGGACGCCAAGACCATTGGCCAATGCGTCCGCTGCCAGGCGCCCACCAACAAGTTTGAAAATTGCTCCAATCTAAGCTGCCGCAACCTCACACTGTATTGCGCCGAATGTGCCTCGAGCCCGGAAACGTTGCGTTGCCCGGAAGGCTGCGCAGCCTAGGTCCGGTCGTTAGATCCGGCTCACCCGGTACGCGAAGTTCGCCGCTGCATTGGCGGTGATCGTGATACCCAGGACGGCGTCCGTCTCCAGCTGCAGGACCTTGACCCGCGTGGTGCCGCACCGCAGCATCACCTCGGTGAGGACTTCGCTCCCGTTGCGCACGGTGAATTCAGCGCTGCGGGCACCTCGGCACGCCAGCGTCACCGCATACGTTCCGCCCGGAAGCTGGGTGGTCTCTTCGTCTCGGGATTCGCCGGCGGACAACAGGCCGAAGCTGCTATAGAAGGACAGCCCGTTCACGTCTGGAAGCACGTCCTGCGCCCAAGCTTTCAGCGCGTCGCCCGTAACGGTCTGCCCCAGCGCCGGGTCGCGGGTCAGTACCGGATCCGTGATGACCGGCGACGGCGGACTGCTCACCGGCGCACGGCCGTCGTCGTAGCTGTATTCGCACGACGCCATCGTGCCGCACGCGAGCACGCCGCAAAGCACGACGGCGGGAATCGCCGACCGCGTCGTCGGTACCTTCAGGGCGCGTGCCCACCCCATCACCCGACTCTACGCCCGGCTGCAGCCCCGAACGAGGGGGCAGTTACGAAGCCGGTACCAGTTGGTACGCGTAGATCACGGGTGCATCCACGCTGCTTGCGCTGATGCTTAGCGGACCGGTCGAGGGAATCTTGAGGCGGGACGTTTCTCGGCTGCCATTGCACGCCGCCCCGGCCTCGGTGATCTGCGTACCGCCCGAGGAAACGTCGAAGAATGCCTTGCCGCCGCCGTCGCAGGCAACGGTCAGGACGTAGCTTCCCGCAGCGACGCTGGCGAAGCTCTTGACCAGGGGGGCGCGGTTCGGGATTTTACCGGAGTCCTCCACGACGACCCCGGCCGCCGAGGGCATGGTTGTCGCCTTCCACGCGGGGATGTCGGCGTTGGAGACGGATCCCCCGGAGGAGCATGCAGTCATCGCCAGGGTGGCTGCACCAATGACCAAAAGTGCAGCGAGACGCCAAGTGGAGGGGTGAAATGCCATGATTCAACGCTACCTGCTCGAACGCCTCCCCGCCGACGCAGCCGCCGACGCAGGCGCCAGCCACAGCCCCAATAGACTTGCACGGTGACTGATCCCGCAACGCCCGCTATCTTTGGTACCACCCCAACCACCCTTGACGCTCCCCGCACCGACCTTCCCGAGCTGCTCACAGCGCTCGCCGACGACCTGCGGAACGTTGGCTACACCGTGGACGGAGTGGCAGGACTTCTGGGGGAGTCCGCCCACGCGGCCCTCGCCCGGGATCAGCTCATCCCTGCACTCATCGTCACCGAACCGGCTGCCTCCACCGGAGACCCGGCGGCGGACCGCGCGAAAGCCGCGCTCGCCGTCGTCGTGCGCTTGTGGCTTCTCGCTGTCCCGCAGACCGAAGGCGACGTCGACGCCGCCCTGCCGCGCATCCGAACCTCGGGACTGATGGAGCTTGGCTTGGCGGAGAAGAACGACGGCGGTGCTGTCGCCGCCAAAGTGGATTTGAGGCCGTACGGCTGGGAATGTGACTCCGGAGCACACAACAGCGGCAGCGGCGGCGCCGAACTCTGGGTTTCCAGCGATCTTGCCGCCCACCAGCAGCCCGGCGTGCTCCGGCATGACCATGTGCTGGGCATCGGGCAGGCCTCCACCACGCTTGTCCAGACCACCATCCGCCGGCACTCGAAACGCGCCCTTGACCTCGGGACGGGCTGTGGAATCCAGACTTTTCACCTCCTGCACCACAGTGAGCACGTCACGGCCACGGACATCTCCGAACGGGCCCTCGCGTTCACCCGCTTCAACCTGATGCTCAATGCGGAGGCCCTGCACCTTGACCCGGCCGATCTCGAGTCCCGCGTGAGCTTGCGGCTGGGCTCGCTCCTGGAACCCGTGGCCGGTGAGACTTTCGATCTGGTGGTGTCCAATCCGCCTTTCGTGATTACCCCGCGAAGTGCCGGCGAGCGTTCTTCGGATCAGTTCACCTACCGCGACGGCGGGCTGCCCGGCGACGACATCGTCGCCAACCTCGTCCGCACGCTTCCCGACGTCCTCGCGCCCGGCGGCACGGCGCAAATGCTCGGCAACTGGGAGATCCCCGCGGGCAGCGGCTGGAGTGAACGGCCCGCGTCGTGGCTCGCAGGTTCCGGCACGGAGGCGTGGTTCATCCAACGGGAACAGGTGAGTCCCGAGCTGTACGCGGAGACCTGGCTGCAGGACGCCTCCGAAGGCCGTGACCGCGAGCTCTATCGCGATGCCTACGCCGCCTACCTGGAGGATTTCGCGTCCCGCAACGTGGAGGCAATTGGTTTCGGAATGATCTGGCTGCGCCGGCCGCAGGACGGGCGTCCAGGAGCTGCGCCCGCGCGTTTCGAGGAAATCACGTACCCCATCGAGCAACCGATCGGTCCGCACCTTGCCGCCGCCGTCGAACGCGCCGACTGGCTGGATACCCACGAGCTCGCCGACGCCCACCTGGTGGTGGCCGAGGACGTGACCGAGGAACGCCACCAGCGGCCCGGCGCCGAACACCCCGGCGTCATCTTGTTGCGCCAGGGCGCGGGGCTGCGCCGGACGAATCTGCTGAGCACCGAGCTGGCCGGCTTCGTGTCGGCATGTGACGGCGAGCTGTCCGTCCGCCAGCTGATCGGCGCCTTGGCCGCCCTGCTGGGTGGAGGGGACGACTTCGACGACGACGCTTTCCGCGCCGGGTTGCTCTCCGATGTGGGGAACTTGGTCCGCGACGGCTTCCTGCTTCCCGCGACATAGGACAATTGCGGCGGCACCGGCGGATAAACTGTTCCGGTGAATGAAGACAATGGGGTATCCACCGGGCTGGCATCCCCGAAGCGCCGGAAACGGCCCGAGAAGACGGTGGAGATCACCGATCCCAAAGCGATCCGTGCGCTTGCGCATGCAGCCCGGCTTGAGGTCATCTCGGAGCTGTATTCCACACAGCTGAGCCGCACGGCCACCGAGCTCGCCGCGCAGACCGGGCTCACGCCGAGCGCCATGAGCTACCACCTGCGGGCCCTCCAGAAATGGGGGATAGTGACTGCTGCGGACAACGAGGGCGATGCGCGCGAACGCCGTTGGAAGGCCGCGGGTTCGGACTTCACCATCAAATCCGGCGGCAACGCTCCGAGCCCGGAGATCGCCGTCGTCGAACTCGAACTGGACGCCTTCCGGCGTCGGGCGACCGCCTTCACCCGGGCCCGTGGTGAGCGGCGCCAGCGCGGCGAGGCCGCGAACGAGGCAGCCGCCATGGTGTTGTCCAGCGATCTGCTGTATTTGACTCCGGATCAGCGGACGGATCTCAAGGCCAAATTCCAGGACCTCATCAGGTCATATGAACTCGAAGATCCCACGCGGATTCCCGAAGGAGCAGTCCGAATCGCTACGATGTGGTCAATGATTCCGGACGACCGGACGCCGTCTTCAAGCTAGTCCCCACCGCCGTTCCTCCACAGCACTTGTGCACATGGAAACGCACGATTCTGCAAAATATGGTGAACTAGGCCAATATGGGCACGAGCCCAAGCAATTCATTTTTCTGTAGGAGAACCGTGCCCAGCAAGGCAAAAACCGGCAAGAAACTCGTGATCGTGGAGTCTCCGGCCAAGAGCAAGACCATCGCCAAGTACCTGGGCGAAGGCTTCATTGTCGAGGCCTCGATAGGTCACATCCGCGACCTCCCACAGCCCTCGGACCTCCCTGCAGAACTGAAGAAGACCTCGGTTGGCAAGTTCGCCGTCGACATCGAGAACGACTTCAAACCGTATTACGTGGTGTCCCCGGACAAGAAGAAAAAGGTTGCCGAACTCAAGGCCCAGCTGAAAGACGCTGACGCGCTCTATCTCGCAACCGATGGGGACCGCGAAGGCGAAGCCATCGCGTGGCACCTCCTGGAGGTCCTGAAGCCCAAGGTTCCCGTCTACCGCATGACCTTCGGTGAAATCACCAAGGAAGCCATCCACCGCGCCATGGACAACCTGCGCGACGTCGACAGCGCCCTCGTCGACGCCCAGGAAACGCGCCGCATCTTGGACCGACTGTACGGTTACGAAATCTCCCCGGTGCTGTGGCGCAAGGTTGCCCGTGGCCTGTCCGCCGGCCGTGTGCAGTCGGTCGTGACCCGCATGGTGGTTGACCGCGAACGCGAACGCATGGCCTTCAAGTCCGCATCGTACTGGGACCTGACGGGCCAGTTCGGTACCGGCTCCGCGACGTTCAAAGCGAAGCTCGCTGCCGTGGACGGCGCGAAGGTAGCCAGCGGCCGTGACTTCAACGACAACGGCATCCTCACCTCCGCGAACGCGGTCCACCTCAACGCGGAACTCGCGACGTCGTTGGTCGCCGGGCTGGAGAACGCGGACTTCCGCGTCCGATCAGTCGACACCAAGCCGTACACGCGCCGTCCCGCGGCGCCGTTCACGACGTCGACACTTCAGCAGGAGGCCGGCCGCAAGCTGCGCTTCACCTCCAAGAGCACCATGCAGATCGCCCAGCGCCTGTATGAAAACGGCTACATCACCTATATGCGTACGGACTCGTCCGCCTTGAGCGACGAAGCCCTCACGGCCGCCCGCCGCCAGGCTGCCGAGTTGTACGGTCCCGAGTACGTGCCGCAGTCTCCCCGCGTCTACGCCAACAAGGCAGCCAACGCCCAGGAAGCCCACGAGGCCATCCGCCCCGCGGGTGACTCCTTCCGCACCCCGGCGCAGGTGGCCAACCATCTGACCGGCGACGCTTTCCGCCTCTACGAACTCATCTGGAAGCGCACCATTGCGTCCCAGATGGGCGACGCCAAGGGCTCCACCGCCACCATCCGCCTCGGCGCAGTGGCTAACGATGGTCGCGACGCCGAATTCTCGGCCTCCGGAACGGTCATCACCTTCCCGGGCTTCCTCGCGGCCTACGAAGAAGGCAAGGACGAGAGCCGCGGCGACGACGACTCCGACGAAGCCCGGCGCCTGCCCAACGTGGCAAAGGATGATTCCCTCACGGCTTCGGAAATCGTTGCTGTTGGCCACGAGACCTCGCCACCGCCGCGGTACACGGAAGCATCGCTGACGGCGGAGCTGGAAAAGCGCGGCATTGGCCGTCCGTCCACCTACGCGTCCACGATCTCCACCATCCAGGACCGCGGCTACGTCCGGAAGCAGGGGTCCGCGCTGGTCCCCAGCTGGATCGCCTTCTCCGTGATCCGCTTGCTGGAGCAGCACTTCACGGACTACGTGGACTATGAATTCACGGCGGACATGGAAGGCGACCTGGACAAGATCGCCAACGGCCAGGCCGTCGGTGCTGCTTGGCTCAAGCACTTCTACTACGGTGAAGATGCCGATCCGGGCCTGCTGAGCATCGTCAACAACCTCGGTGAAATCGATGCGCGCGAGATCAACTCGGTGCCGATTGCCGAAGGGATCACCCTGCGCGTCGGCAAGTTCGGGCCGTACTTGGAAAGCTCGATCCCCACCATCGATCCGAAGACCGGCGAAGTCGTGGAGTCGGCGCGTGCCAACGTCCCCGAGGATCTCGCTCCGGACGAACTTACTGCGGCCAAGGCCGTGGAGCTCATGGAAACTGCTGCCCCCGAGGAACGTGTCCTGGGCGCAGACCCGCACACCGGGCACACCGTGGTTGCCAAGAACGGCCGCTACGGCGCTTATGTCACCGAGATCATCCCCGAGATGACGGAAGAGCAGCTGGCAAACCAGCCGGTGGAGTACTACAAGAACGGCAAACCCAAGCCGCCGAAGAAGCCCGTCAAGGCCAAGCCGCGCACAGGCTCGCTGTTCAAGTCAATGTCCGTTGACTCGATCACGCTCGACGAAGCCATTCAGCTCATGAGCCTGCCCCGCGTCCTCGGCGCGGACGCCGAAGGCAACCCCATTACGGTGCAGAACGGCCGCTTTGGGCCCTACTTGAAGAAGGGCACGGACTCGCGGTCCATCGGATCCGAGGAAGAGATCTTCACGATCACCCTGGACCAGGCACTGGAGATCTACTCCCAGCCGAAGCAGCGTGGTGCGCGTGCAGCCGTACCGCCTCTGGCCGAGTTCGGTCCGGACCCGGTCTCGGAGAAGAACATCGTGGTGAAGGAAGGCCGTTTCGGCCCGTACATCACCGACGGTGTCACCAACATCACGGTTCCGCGCGCCACGTCCTTGGAGGAGCTGACCCGGGAGCAGGCAATCGAGCTGCTTGCCGAGAAGCGCGCCAAGGGCCCGGTCAAGCGGACCACCACGACGGCCCGCAAGGCGCCTGCGAAGAGGGCTGCTGCTAAAAAGTAGTCCTGGGTTGCCGAATTCGTGGGTGTGGGCCGGGGGCTGCGTTCGGGAACGCAGCCCCCGGCCCACACCCACGTACGGGGTTTCCCGGGTTTCCACATAGCTCGATTGGCTGCTTCCGGGCAGTCCGCTGTTCGCCGAAGCTTGTGCAGTGAACAGTTACGGAAACATTGACTCCGTCGTCCCGGTGGACCCGCTGGCGGAACTTTGGGATTACATGGAACCGGCGAAATCCTCGGCAGCTTCCGCACCGCCAGGCGCACAAACCGCCGTGGTTTCGGCGCTCACAAACTCGGGGGTGCATCTGCTTCCCGCGGGCGGGAACATGTGGCGGACAGAGGAATTGCTGTCCCAAGGACTGAGCAAGCGACACATCAATGAGAACCTCCGCTCCGGCGCACTGGTGAGGGTCCGCACGGGCGTCCTGGTCCGGGGCACCTTCTGGCGTGGGCTTTCGGACGATGGCCGGGAGCGAGCTCAGTTGGCGGCGTATTGCCGTCGGACCCTCCGCGTTACGGCGGACGGGTTGACGTTCAGCCACACCTCCGCCGCCCGTCTGCACCGTCTGTATTTGTGGAAGGCAGATCAGTTGATCCACGTCATCATTCCCTACCACGCAGCTAGTGGATCCCATGCTGCCGACGTCAGGGCTCATTCAGGCCTCCTCCTGCCCGGGCAACGGATCGAGATTGATGGACTTCCGGTGACATCACTCGACCGCACCGTTCTGGACTGCGCGCAGATACTGAATTATCGGCAGGGCCTGATTCTCTTGGACCACGGGTTGAGGCGCGGATGCAATCGTGAGTGGTTGGAGTCAGCGTGCGCCAATCTGGTCGGTGCCCGGGGAGTCACCGCTTTCCGAAAAGCACTGGCCTTTGCGAACCCATTGTCCGAATCCCCAGGGGAGACATTGACCCGGGACGCGATCGCCAAGCTCGGATTCCCGGATCCCGTGCTCCAGTTGCGGGTCCAAACACCTCGTGGCGCTTACCGGTTCGACTTCGCGTGGCCGCACCTTCGGGCCGCGCTCGAGTTCGACGGCAAGGCAAAGTACTTCGACTACAAGCCAACTGCAGAAGTGATCTTCGAAGAACGGCAAAGGGAGAAACTGCTGACTGAGCAGGGCTGGCGGATCCTGCGCATTGATTGGAAAGGCCTCTTCGACGAACGCGGTCTGAAAGTACGTCTGCTCAGGCTTCTTCGGGGCTGAGATCGTGGGTCTGGGCCGTGGACTACGTCCCGGGCCGGAACGCAGCCCCCGGCCCGCACCCACGATCTCGACGGCGGGCGGGCGTCGGGAGAGCCGGGAATTGCTTCGAACAGGGGAACCGTGATCGAGTGGAACCATGACAGATCAGCCTGCAGCCCCGGAATCCCTGCCTTTGAATGACCTTGAGTCCAAGCTCGCAAAGTCCGGGCAACCCGACGCGAACCCGGTGGACGTCATCCTGGCCTTCCTGAACAACGAGGTCTACATCCTGAGCACCGACTCCTTGGATAAGCCTGACGCCGCCGTGGAGCCGCTTGTCCTCGCCAACTCCGAGGGCCAGCCTGTCCTCGCTGTCTTCAGCCACCCGAGCCGGGTCGAATCCCACTTCCTCGAGGCCGCGCCCAACGTCCTGGGCACCCACGGTTCTGCGATTCTGGACAGCATCGGTGACGAGCTGGGCCTGGTGATCAACCCCGGCAGCGAGCACGGCTTCGAGATGGGCCCGGAAGGCATCGCCAACGTCCGCCGCGACTTCACCCGCGCCGACGGAGCCGACGGAGCCGACGAAGCCCCGGACTCAGCCGCAGATGCGGCCGTAGAAGCAGGCAACGACGGACCCCGGGACTAATTGACTAACCGCCGGCACGAATCGGCAGTCGTGTTGCTTCACATGCTTCGAATCGGGGAATAATGGCAGAATGCGTCTTGGCGTCCTAGACATCGGTTCCAACACCGTCCATTTGCTTTTGGTGGACGCGCATCCAGGCGCACGCCCGGTCGCGTTTGCCTCCCACAAGCGTCCACTTTCGCTGGTTCAGTTCCTGGACGCCGAGGGTAACATCAACGACGCCGGACAACACGAGTTGATCGAGTTCGTCCTTGAAGCGTGGGAGTTCGCGGCCCGCCACAAGGCCGAGGACCTCCTGGCTTTTTGTACCTCGGCCATCCGCGAAGCGACCAACGGCGTCGAGGTCCTCGCCCGGGTGAAGCACGAGACCACCGTGACCTTGCAGGAACTGACCGGCAGCGAAGAAGCCTCCATGACGTTCTTCGCGGTTCGACGCTGGTACGGCTGGGGCGCCGGGCCGATTCTGGACCTGGACATCGGCGGCGGCTCCTTCGAAATGGCGTTTGGCCAGGACGAACTGCCCGAGCTCGCAGTGTCGGTACCGCTTGGCGCCAGCCGCCTGACCAGGGACTGGCTCCACAATGACCCGCCCACGGCCAAGAGTGTCAAAGAGCTGCGCAAGTACATCCGCAATACTCTCAAGCCCGTCGTACGTGAGTTCAAGCAATTGGGCCGGGCCAACCTGGTGGCCGGAACCTCCAAGACCTTCCGTTCGCTTGCACGCATCGCAGGCGCGGCCCCCAGCGGCGCCGGTCCGTACGTCAAGCGCGAACTTCACGCCACGGACTTGGGACTCTGGGCGCAGCGGATCTCGGCCATGACCGTCGAGGACCGGCTGTACCTCCCCGGCGTATCGGATGCACGGGCAGCGCAGATCCTCGCGGGAGCCCTTGTGGCCGAGGCCGCATTGGAAATGTTCGAGTTTCCCAGCATGGAGATCTGCCCTTGGGCCTTGCGCGAGGGGTTGATCCTGCGCCGACTCGACCAGCTGATCTTTGACGGCCCGCTGGCCCCGGCTCCGCATGTCGGGCTCGGAGGCGCGGTACCGGTACCACGCTTGGGCCCCAACACCGGAACGGCCGCGCCCGCTGCAGTATCCATACCAATTTCCATCGCCGGGAGGCAGGCCAACTAACATGAGCACCGACGTCGAGCACTCCGAAGAAGACACGCCGAGGATCCCGGTGGCGCTATCCAGCGCTTCTGTCTATCCGCTCAGCGTCCATGACGCCTTTGCCGTGGCCCAGGACCTGGGGTACGACGGTGTCGAGGTGATGGTGACCAACAACGCCACCAGCCAGAACCCGGATGCCCTCATCCAGCTAAGCCATCGCTACGACCAGCAGATCGTCTCCATCCACGCCCCCACCCTGCTGCTGACCCAGCAGGTTTGGGGTCCGGCATGGAACAAGATCGAGATGTCCTGCCAGATGGCGCGCGAGGTCGGCTGCAACACCGTGGTGGTCCATCCGCCGTTCCGGTGGCAGTCGAACTATGCGGAGAACTTCGCTGCCGGTGTACGCGAGATTGCGGCGATGTACCAAGTGCACATCGCGGTAGAGAACATGTACCCGTGGCGTGTGCGCGGCCGGGAGGCGCTCGCTTACCTTCCGCACTGGGATCCGATGGGCCAGGATTACGACGACGTCACCTGGGACTTCTCACACGCCGCCACCGCGGGTGCCAACAGCCTTGAGGCGATACGGGCGCTCGGGAGCAAGCTGCGTCACGTCCACCTCACGGACGGTTCGGGCTCGGGCAAGGACGAACACTTGATCCCCGGTTACGGGACCCAACAGTGCGCCGAGGCGCTGCAGTATCTCGCATCCAACGGATTCGAGGGCACCGTGGTTGCCGAGATCTCCACGCGCAAGGCCAAAGCTGCCGGTGAACGCGAGGAGTGGCTCGCCGAAACGCTTCGCTTCGCGCGCCAGCACTTGGGGGCGCCGCTCGTGGGAGCCTTCGAGATCTAGGTTCCGCGAGATTCAGGGCCCGACGACGTCGGGCGGCTGAGTCGCGGTCGCGCCTGCCGTCGGACACGGCGCGGCCGGTTACCGCCCGCTTCTGCCAGCACCCCTTAAACGAGAAAGCACCGGCGGTCGATACGGGAAAATGGGGGGAAACCCGTTCGACCACCGGTGCTTGTGGCGGACATCCCCATGCCCGCCTCATCACTCGCACCCTCAATGAGGTAACTACTAAGTTACGGAGCGATATTGGGTGCAGCCTGCAATAACCTTGGGAACTAGCTGGGAATCCCGGTTCCCCTGCTGAGTCCCGGAACTGGTTCTGCAGCGGCGCAGCCGAACTGGCATCATGGAGCCATGAGCAACCGAATCGCATTCCTTGGCTGTGGGTCCATGAACGAGGCCATCCTGGGTGGCCTTCTGGCTGCCGGAACGGATCCGTCGGACGTCGTCGCCACCGTACGTCGCGCAGAACGCGCCGCCGAACTGGCTGAGCGCCACCATGTGATGACCATCGCCGGAGCCGAGGAGCCAGACAACAACAAGCTGGCTACGAAGGGCGCTTCGGTTGTCATCTTGGGTGTCAAGCCTGTCGGCATTGCCGATCTCGCCCGGGAAATCTCGCCCTCACTGGCCAAGGACACCATTGTGATCAGTGTTGCCGCTGCTGTGTCCATCGCCCAGCTGGAAGCAGCCCTTCCGGCGGGCCAGCCCGTCATTCGCACGATGCCCAACACGCCCGCCAAGCTCGGCCGTGGAGTGGTCTCCGTTTCGCCCGGAACCAACTGCACTCCCGAGCAGCTTCAGCTGGCCAAAGACATCCTCGCCGCCGCAGGCACCGTGGTGGAAATCCCCGAGAAACAGGTTGATGCCCTGTCCGCCATCAGTGGCTCGGGCCCTGCGTACGCGTTCTACCTTGCGGAGGCCATGGC is part of the Arthrobacter ramosus genome and harbors:
- the proC gene encoding pyrroline-5-carboxylate reductase, encoding MSNRIAFLGCGSMNEAILGGLLAAGTDPSDVVATVRRAERAAELAERHHVMTIAGAEEPDNNKLATKGASVVILGVKPVGIADLAREISPSLAKDTIVISVAAAVSIAQLEAALPAGQPVIRTMPNTPAKLGRGVVSVSPGTNCTPEQLQLAKDILAAAGTVVEIPEKQVDALSAISGSGPAYAFYLAEAMAAAGVELGLDPELSLMISRETVAGAGFMLAEPGADPTALRIAVTSPNGTTERAIAAFNDGGIPAIIADGARAAAARAAEITQQLA
- a CDS encoding Ppx/GppA phosphatase family protein, with translation MRLGVLDIGSNTVHLLLVDAHPGARPVAFASHKRPLSLVQFLDAEGNINDAGQHELIEFVLEAWEFAARHKAEDLLAFCTSAIREATNGVEVLARVKHETTVTLQELTGSEEASMTFFAVRRWYGWGAGPILDLDIGGGSFEMAFGQDELPELAVSVPLGASRLTRDWLHNDPPTAKSVKELRKYIRNTLKPVVREFKQLGRANLVAGTSKTFRSLARIAGAAPSGAGPYVKRELHATDLGLWAQRISAMTVEDRLYLPGVSDARAAQILAGALVAEAALEMFEFPSMEICPWALREGLILRRLDQLIFDGPLAPAPHVGLGGAVPVPRLGPNTGTAAPAAVSIPISIAGRQAN
- a CDS encoding sugar phosphate isomerase/epimerase family protein, with the protein product MSTDVEHSEEDTPRIPVALSSASVYPLSVHDAFAVAQDLGYDGVEVMVTNNATSQNPDALIQLSHRYDQQIVSIHAPTLLLTQQVWGPAWNKIEMSCQMAREVGCNTVVVHPPFRWQSNYAENFAAGVREIAAMYQVHIAVENMYPWRVRGREALAYLPHWDPMGQDYDDVTWDFSHAATAGANSLEAIRALGSKLRHVHLTDGSGSGKDEHLIPGYGTQQCAEALQYLASNGFEGTVVAEISTRKAKAAGEREEWLAETLRFARQHLGAPLVGAFEI